From Desulfovibrio sp., the proteins below share one genomic window:
- a CDS encoding tail fiber assembly protein, with protein sequence MTAVTIVPGDTFISVDGAPLVFDFPAPQNLHALQWDGQQGHIEWEDDYNWPLSTDDATAYEDEVAPYVALWQAEKERIDQEAAARATEEAEAEAARLAEYNSAAARAIRLRTERDARLAATDKYLLADYPISTEELGNIRTYRQALRDLPAQEGAPFDGGGDETPWPAIPQL encoded by the coding sequence ATGACTGCAGTTACAATAGTTCCTGGGGATACGTTTATTTCCGTAGACGGAGCCCCCCTCGTCTTTGACTTTCCCGCTCCGCAAAATTTACACGCCCTGCAATGGGACGGGCAGCAAGGGCACATTGAGTGGGAGGATGACTACAACTGGCCGCTTTCCACGGATGACGCCACAGCCTACGAGGACGAAGTGGCCCCGTACGTGGCCTTATGGCAGGCTGAAAAAGAGCGGATTGACCAAGAGGCCGCCGCCCGGGCAACCGAAGAAGCCGAAGCCGAAGCGGCGCGTCTGGCCGAGTATAACAGCGCAGCCGCCAGAGCCATACGCCTGCGCACAGAGCGTGACGCCCGCCTTGCCGCCACAGACAAGTACCTGCTGGCAGACTACCCCATCAGCACTGAAGAGCTTGGAAATATCCGTACATACCGTCAGGCGCTGCGCGATCTGCCCGCGCAGGAAGGCGCGCCTTTTGACGGCGGCGGCGATGAAACTCCCTGGCCCGCCATTCCGCAACTGTAA